The Inediibacterium massiliense genome includes the window AATTTTGAATTTCTTCTTCTCTTTTTAATATCATAGCAAGAGTGGGAGTCTGCACTCTTCCACAAGATAATTGGGCATTATATTTACAAGTCAGTGCACGTGTAGCATTCATTCCAACAAACCAATCTGCTTCCGAACGAGCTACAGCACAATGGTAAAGATTTTCATATTCTTTGGCTGATCTTAATTTAGAAAATCCATCCTTGATGGCTTTTTCTGTAACAGAAGAAATCCAAAGTCTTTTCATTGGCTTTTTCACATGTGCTTTTTCTATAATCCATCTTGCCACAAGTTCTCCTTCTCTTCCTGCATCTGTGGCTATTACAATTTCTCCTACATCTTTTCTATTCATTTGTGCTTTCACAATAGAAAATTGCTTAGAAGTTTTTTTAATTACCACTAAATTTAGACGGGACGGCAACATAGGCAAATCTTCTATTCTCCATGTCTTATACTTTTCATCATATTTTTCAGGGTCTGCTAATGTAACTAAATGACCTAGTGCCCATGTGACAATGTATTTTTCACCTTCTAAATATCCATTTCCTTTTTTATTGCAATTTAAAGCTTTTGCTATATCTCTTCCTACAGAAGGTTTTTCTGCAAGTACTAATATTTTATTCATTTTAACAATCCCTTCAAGATTAATATATCTAATGTTATCACAAATTTAAAAATAAAACTATAAAACCCTTATTTGAAGTAAATGAAATTCCATTAACAATAAAAAAGATACCTACACATATATGTAGATATCCTCTATAACTATTTTTTATATTTAAAATCTATTTGCATTCATTTTTAGTTTTTGGACAACAGGATCTAATTGGCTTAATGTCTCATGGGTTTGTATAAGTACTTTGTTTGAATTTTCAGCTAATTTATTAACCTCTTGAGCTACTACTGCAAATCCTCTTCCATGCTCTCCAGCTCTTGCTGCTTCAATGGATGCATTCAAGGATAACATTTTCGTCTGAGAAGTGATACTTGACAAACCACTTAAATTTTGTTTTAAAGCATCATTAATTTTTAGCAACTCATGAATCGCTTCTAGGTTGGAGTTTTCTACATTTGTTGAAATTCCAATACCAATGGAACCTATTACCTTGTCTTTTAAAACAACAGGGATACATATAGACTTAAATGCATAACCATAAACATGGGAAGGTACTTCAACAGTAACCACTTGGTTCGTTGTCATTGCTTTAATAAGTGGATCATCCTTAGATATATCTTGTCCTATCATTGTAGAAACATCAATTGTTTTTCCTTTTTTATATGCTAAAAATTTTGTTTGATCTGTCAAACACATCATAGCATCTAAATTGAACAAACCCGCAGCAACCTCTACCATAAATTTAAGCTTTTCCATATCTTCAATCTGAGTAATTTGCACGCAAATCTCCCCTTTCTTGTTTATATAATTTTTCCTTCAAAATATATATCCCTTTTGCACTTAAATTCCTTATGAAATTTTTCGTCAAAATTTATCGAATATATTTTACATTGTAACATTTTCATAAAGTCTCAGCTAGTGTTTTTATCTGATAAAATTCATAAATCAAAATATTTAATATATGTAATATTTTCTTTAAAATGATATTCTTGTAATATCTCCCCACAAAATTTGTCTTATTATACAGTCTAAGATATAATGAAGCTGAATCAATACATCTCTTAAAGCATTCATCATACTCAAAATCATTAAGTTGATTTTTATTGGAGGTTTTTATTTTATGGATAAACCAAAATATTTTCCTCATATTGGAGAATCTATTAAACTATTATTGATGTATACATTGGTTTTCGGATTCATTTTAGAAATAGGATTTATATTTTTATCAAATTTTTTTAATATTCCTCCACATGATCCATTAAGGGATTCCCTTTTATCTATAATTCAATTGGTATTACTTATTGTATGGATCAATAGAAAAAACCAGGTAACTTTTCATGAAATATTTTATTTAGAACAAACTTTTGTTAGCTATATTGTCCCTATGATTTTCATTGTTCTAGGCTTAGGTATAGTTTTGTCAGAATTTGATAATTTACTAAGAACAATTTTACCCATGAACAATTTTTGGTTAAATATATTTCATGGTATACATAATACTGACCACGGATTATGGAAGACAATGATAAGAGTTGCATTCGTTGCTCCTATTGTGGAAGAACTACTATTTAGAGGAATTATATTAAAAGGATTTACAAAACACTATTCCATAAAAAAATCCATTATGGTCTCAGCATTATTGTTTGGATTGATGCATATGAATCCATGGCAATTTCTAGGGGCATTTATTTGGGGCATTGTTGCTGGCTGGTGGTTTATAAAAACACGTTCTATTATTCCTTGTATATTAGGACATGCTTTGAATAATTCATTATCTTTTATAGAAATAGCCATACCAGGATTTAATACCAATTTTATAGAAGTACACTTCCAACCTATGTGGTTTGATCTATTAGGAATTATTTTATTAGTAGCAGGATTAGTCCTTCTTTTAAAAAAATTTAGAAACATGGAATATCCAATAGAAGATACCCTCATTATAGAAAAATAATAACTAAAAAACATAAAAAAATTATACTTAAATAAAAAGATACCTACAAATATATAGGTATCTTATTTTAATCTCATTTCCATAGTATTCGGTCTAAAACCCATGGATTGGTAAAACCCAATAGCATAGTCGTTTTCATAAGAAACTATAAGAGTAATTACGCTACATCCATTACTTTTTAGCCATTGTACATGACGATTCATAAGTTCTTTACCGACTCCTCTTCCTCTTGCTTCCTCTATAACATGAAGAGTCTGCGGCTCCCCATGATTTCCTTCAAAGGTAGAAATACAATATCCTAATAATTGGTCATCTTCCTCAGCTAGAGTAATTTTTATATGATCTTTATCAAAAGATTGAAAACCATTTATTCTTTCTTCAAAAACAATATTTAAATAGAGATGACTGAAAAATTTTGATGTCTCTTGATGAAATTTCCTGTTTCTCTCCCACATCTCTTTAATCTTTGAAACCTCATAAAATAGTATATCTCTATAACAAACCATACATTAGTCCCCCTTTCAATATGATTTAATACCTGTGTTGCCTACTAAACTTTTCAGTTCCATCTCATAAGCCCATTCAGTATATCTGCAAACACAAGATTTTCATCAACACCGATTTTCATTCCTATGACCTATCATTTCCAATACCCAGAATGATCATATATAATTACACAATTATTATAAATTTTACATACTCCTTCATATTTAATACGATTATTTTCTTTAACATCGGTAATATAAACAAATTCAAGATGATTCTCTTCTTCATCTTCAATCCATTGACTAGTAATTAAATGTCTATCACTTATAAACTCATTCAACCATACATTCTCATCCGTTTTAAAGCATAAATCATAATTGCAGTTATGAAGTCCTCTAATTTTAATATCATCGTCTAATTCAATTTCTTCATATATCCTATTCCCATAAAACACTCTGCCTTTGATATGATGATGATTTATTTCTGCCACAACAACTGTATCTTTAAGATTTTCTTTATCTATAGCATATATTTTTTCAATTTGAGTTTTAAAATCTTTTTCCCTAAAATATATATTTTTTTCATCTATTTTTAAATATCTTACCCATCCATCTGAATATCTTTTGCTAATTTCTTTAAATGGTATATTTTTTTCACCTACTTTAATAGCTTCAGCAAAATCATCTATACTTATTAAATACAACGCCTCTGAAAATGTAACTGAATCTTTATCTAATTGATTCGCTTGTATTTCCTCATAAATGTTCTAACCTCTTTTCCAAAATAAATTATATCAATGTTAAATAATTATGTCATTTATATATGATGTATTTATAAATAATTTATGGTAAAATGATAGAGTATATTTTCTAGAGGAGTGATATTAATGGACATTACGAATTTATTTGCTGTTGGAGCAGCGATTGGTTTAGCAGTTGGAGGAGGTTTTTTATTTTATCATTACAAAAAGAAAAATTTAGAGAAATTATTCACCCAGACATATGAAATGACAAAACAAATCCCCAAACAAAAGAAAAATAGTTTTGTACTACTGATGTTTAGAGCATCCCTTTTGTCAGCGAGAAGCAACAAAGATAAAGCTTCTATTTCCAATAAACTGAACAATCCTAAATATGTAAATATGCAATTAATGCAAATGTCAAATATTCTTAAAGACCAATCCAAAGTACATGATAAAACAATGAAAAGAGCATTAAATTTACTTAGTGCTTATCAAACATGGGAAATAGCTAAATTGACTAAAGATAAACAAGTGATTCAAGATAAGGCATCATAATAGAATATAGGGATATTTAACAACACATATCCCTACTTTACTTTGAAGCTCACTATGATCATCTTCTAGCTCTATCGGAACTCTTTAATGATTCATTTAGGTTATGATACGATCTTAAATCCTTATCATAACCTAAATATTCTACTTATAGTAATTCTCCTCTTATCTTTACTCTACATATTTTAATTAGTAAAATTTCAGTATTTGAAATATTTTTAAGCCATCATTTCAAACAATCTATATACTACTTATCTAAAAAGCTCATTTGCTTTTCCTCATATTCATTTTTATAACTACTGATAATATCTTTCATTTTGTATAATAAATTGAATTTATCACATTCTGCTTTAAAAATTTTCCACAGCTCTGCTGCACGCTTTGAACGACACTCATAAGAAAATCTATATTCTTTTATGTATTTTTGACTTGTCCCTTTAAAATGTTCATCTAGCTTTTTTAAAAAATAAAGTCTTTGATTTTGTCTAAGTGTTACACCAAAAGCAGGATAGACAAATCTTGCTCCATTTTCCTTGGCTAATCTTATAATTCTTAATATATTTTCATTGGTATCTTCAATAAATGGCAATACCGGCATCAGTAGTATCCCTGTAAAAATCCCATTTTCAGAAAGTTTATGAATCGCATCAAATCTCTTAGATGATACAGCTACATTTGGTTCTACTATTTTGCACAAATCATCATCAAAACTAGTTACTGTCATCTTTACAATGATAGGAGAATGTCTTTTAATCCTTTTGAGTAAATCTATATCTCTTGTAATTAAAGGACTCTTTGTAGCTATGGAAACACCAAATTCATATCTATCTAATAATTCTAATGCTCCTCTAGTAAGTTTGTATTTCTCTTCAAAGGGATTGTATGGATCCGACATTGAACCTGTTCCAACTACTCCCTTTTTACGTTTTGATTGAAGTTGTCTTTCTAAAATTTCAAGAGCATTTTTCTTTGCCCTCACTTCATCAAAATTGTCTATATGATAACATTCACTCCTGCTGTCACAATAAATACATCCATGAGAACATCCTCTATAGATATTCATATTATAATTACATCCAAACCACTCACCACTACTATAACCTGATAATATCGTTTTTGCTGATATGTAATCCATTTTGTCTCCTTATTTTTTATATAGTTTCTATATGTTTGTATTTATTGTACATCATAAAATAAGACAGCAGTGTGTCATATTTCAAAAATAGTCATATCTTTTATCATATCTTTCATAATACCAAATTCATGTTTAGCCATATCATCCCCCTTTTATACAAAATATTCAGATTTGTAAAACTTATCTGCAGAAACGATAGATAATATATGTTTAAAATGGTACAATATAGAAGATATTTTTGTTTATCATTTACAAATAGTGAGGAGGTATACAATGGCTGAAAGAATGAAAAACAAGGTTGTGATTGTTACTGGAGGTGCGAGAGGTATAGGAAAAGGTATTTCTCATGTTTTTGCAAGTGAGGGGGCAAAGGTTCTAATCGTAGTAAGAAGTGAAGA containing:
- a CDS encoding methyl-accepting chemotaxis protein; the encoded protein is MQITQIEDMEKLKFMVEVAAGLFNLDAMMCLTDQTKFLAYKKGKTIDVSTMIGQDISKDDPLIKAMTTNQVVTVEVPSHVYGYAFKSICIPVVLKDKVIGSIGIGISTNVENSNLEAIHELLKINDALKQNLSGLSSITSQTKMLSLNASIEAARAGEHGRGFAVVAQEVNKLAENSNKVLIQTHETLSQLDPVVQKLKMNANRF
- a CDS encoding CPBP family intramembrane glutamic endopeptidase; protein product: MDKPKYFPHIGESIKLLLMYTLVFGFILEIGFIFLSNFFNIPPHDPLRDSLLSIIQLVLLIVWINRKNQVTFHEIFYLEQTFVSYIVPMIFIVLGLGIVLSEFDNLLRTILPMNNFWLNIFHGIHNTDHGLWKTMIRVAFVAPIVEELLFRGIILKGFTKHYSIKKSIMVSALLFGLMHMNPWQFLGAFIWGIVAGWWFIKTRSIIPCILGHALNNSLSFIEIAIPGFNTNFIEVHFQPMWFDLLGIILLVAGLVLLLKKFRNMEYPIEDTLIIEK
- a CDS encoding GNAT family N-acetyltransferase, giving the protein MVCYRDILFYEVSKIKEMWERNRKFHQETSKFFSHLYLNIVFEERINGFQSFDKDHIKITLAEEDDQLLGYCISTFEGNHGEPQTLHVIEEARGRGVGKELMNRHVQWLKSNGCSVITLIVSYENDYAIGFYQSMGFRPNTMEMRLK
- a CDS encoding SPL family radical SAM protein, which codes for MDYISAKTILSGYSSGEWFGCNYNMNIYRGCSHGCIYCDSRSECYHIDNFDEVRAKKNALEILERQLQSKRKKGVVGTGSMSDPYNPFEEKYKLTRGALELLDRYEFGVSIATKSPLITRDIDLLKRIKRHSPIIVKMTVTSFDDDLCKIVEPNVAVSSKRFDAIHKLSENGIFTGILLMPVLPFIEDTNENILRIIRLAKENGARFVYPAFGVTLRQNQRLYFLKKLDEHFKGTSQKYIKEYRFSYECRSKRAAELWKIFKAECDKFNLLYKMKDIISSYKNEYEEKQMSFLDK